A region of Lichenibacterium dinghuense DNA encodes the following proteins:
- a CDS encoding MBL fold metallo-hydrolase — protein sequence MPERGGDGDLSVRFWGTRGSLPMPGPDTVVYGGNTCCVEVRLGTRLFIIDAGSGLEAAGRSLPGTARIDLLLSHLHHDHVSGLPFFSPILKEKGSLRIFCGNQGGASAKAALDSMFAPPLFPVTLDVLPGSIEHVGFRAGETLSFEDGVRVATCPLRHPGGATAYRFDHGGRRVCYVSDMEHLDAGPDLDVVNFCRGADLVIYDAMFTESELPRCRGWGHSTWNAGVELCRAAGARTLAAFHHHKGHDDAALAGIEASLAAALPGSFVAREGQTLVYRARQAAVAAAQEA from the coding sequence ATGCCTGAGCGGGGCGGCGACGGGGACCTGTCAGTGCGCTTCTGGGGCACGCGCGGCTCGCTGCCGATGCCCGGGCCCGACACCGTCGTCTACGGCGGCAACACCTGCTGCGTGGAGGTCCGCCTCGGGACCCGGCTCTTCATCATCGATGCCGGCAGCGGTCTCGAAGCGGCGGGCCGCTCCCTCCCGGGCACGGCCCGCATCGATCTCCTGCTCAGCCACCTCCACCACGACCACGTCTCGGGGCTGCCGTTCTTCTCTCCGATCCTGAAGGAGAAGGGGAGCCTGCGCATCTTCTGCGGGAACCAGGGCGGCGCCAGCGCCAAGGCGGCGCTCGACAGCATGTTCGCCCCGCCCCTGTTCCCCGTCACGCTGGACGTGCTGCCGGGCAGCATCGAGCACGTGGGTTTCCGGGCGGGGGAAACGCTGTCCTTCGAGGACGGCGTGCGCGTCGCCACCTGCCCGCTGCGCCATCCGGGCGGCGCCACCGCCTACCGGTTCGACCACGGCGGCCGGCGCGTCTGCTACGTGTCCGACATGGAGCACCTCGACGCCGGGCCGGACCTCGACGTCGTGAACTTCTGCCGGGGCGCCGACCTCGTCATCTACGACGCCATGTTCACCGAAAGCGAGCTGCCGCGCTGCCGGGGCTGGGGCCACTCTACCTGGAACGCCGGCGTAGAGCTGTGCCGGGCCGCCGGCGCCCGGACGCTCGCGGCCTTTCACCACCACAAGGGGCACGACGACGCGGCGCTGGCCGGCATCGAGGCCTCACTCGCCGCGGCCCTGCCGGGCTCCTTCGTGGCCCGTGAAGGGCAGACCCTGGTCTACAGGGCCCGGCAGGCTGCCGTCGCGGCCGCCCAGGAGGCGTGA